From the Octadecabacter antarcticus 307 genome, one window contains:
- a CDS encoding YggT family protein translates to MQSLYQILMMILDIVRFFIIAHFIMSWLIQFQVLNIRQQFVAQIWYGLSRLLEPIYGPIRRIMPQMGGIDLAPLVALLAIQAIRIVLFNNAGSFG, encoded by the coding sequence ATGCAATCGCTTTACCAAATCCTGATGATGATCCTCGATATTGTTCGCTTCTTCATTATTGCGCATTTCATCATGTCATGGTTGATCCAGTTTCAGGTCCTCAACATTCGCCAACAGTTCGTCGCGCAAATCTGGTATGGCCTAAGCCGCCTGCTGGAACCAATCTATGGCCCGATCCGCCGCATTATGCCGCAAATGGGCGGCATTGACCTCGCTCCACTGGTGGCACTGCTGGCAATTCAGGCAATCCGCATCGTGCTGTTCAATAACGCCGGTTCCTTCGGCTAA
- a CDS encoding acyl-CoA thioesterase has product MYPFIRLGLNLYAARKLPPMNALDMHVSQHRCRPIDCDIFLEMNNGRILTLYEMGRFQAAVRMGLWALLKKKRWGLTVAGTSIRYRRRITPFEKYETRTKIATWDDRFVYIEQGMFKMSGECASHILIRTAVVAKGRAVPTDVLIEAMGITDPRPEPADWVSNWIDAEATRPWPPELNKT; this is encoded by the coding sequence ATGTACCCATTTATTCGCCTCGGCCTGAATCTGTATGCGGCGCGCAAATTGCCGCCGATGAACGCGCTGGATATGCATGTGAGCCAGCATCGCTGTCGGCCCATTGATTGCGATATCTTTCTGGAAATGAACAACGGCCGTATTCTGACGCTGTATGAAATGGGGCGGTTTCAGGCAGCAGTTCGCATGGGGCTTTGGGCGCTGCTGAAGAAAAAGCGCTGGGGGCTGACGGTGGCGGGCACGTCTATTCGCTATCGGCGGCGGATTACCCCGTTTGAGAAGTATGAAACGCGCACCAAAATCGCGACGTGGGACGACCGGTTTGTCTATATCGAACAGGGCATGTTCAAAATGTCGGGCGAATGTGCCAGCCACATTTTGATCCGCACGGCAGTGGTCGCAAAAGGCCGCGCGGTCCCGACCGATGTGTTGATTGAGGCAATGGGAATTACCGACCCGCGCCCCGAGCCTGCTGATTGGGTGAGCAATTGGATCGACGCCGAAGCAACGCGGCCTTGGCCACCGGAACTCAACAAGACATAA
- the mepA gene encoding penicillin-insensitive murein endopeptidase, giving the protein MVGIVKTSILIAALALTASCRNTNVSQAAPAAVVISTQNAGDNRVAKEVFGYIPAASNQQSEAFGGYARGCQAGAVQLPETGATWQAMRLSRNRNWAQPDTVDYVQDLSRFAAMMDGWDGIYVGDMSQPRGGPMLTGHASHQTGLDADIWMLPPNRLNLNRQEREDLSSISMRRDRGAFTNSSWTEQHMQLLRAAASDPRTARIFVFPGAKIAMCNWETGDRAWLNRIRPWYGHHYHFHVRLRCPDGDNGCENQAPPPAGDGCGDAQNWVNDILNPPPPTPVDPNATPRAPRGPLTMARLPVQCLAVAQSQ; this is encoded by the coding sequence ATGGTCGGCATAGTCAAAACCAGTATCTTGATCGCGGCATTGGCGTTGACCGCCAGTTGTCGCAACACCAACGTCAGCCAAGCGGCCCCTGCAGCGGTGGTTATTTCGACGCAGAACGCAGGCGACAACCGCGTCGCAAAAGAGGTGTTCGGTTACATCCCCGCAGCATCGAACCAACAGTCTGAAGCATTTGGAGGCTATGCCCGTGGCTGTCAGGCGGGCGCTGTGCAATTGCCCGAAACCGGTGCGACGTGGCAGGCAATGCGTCTGTCGCGCAACCGCAATTGGGCGCAACCAGACACGGTTGATTATGTGCAGGACCTTAGCCGCTTTGCCGCGATGATGGACGGTTGGGACGGAATTTACGTGGGCGACATGAGCCAGCCACGCGGCGGGCCAATGCTGACTGGCCATGCGTCCCACCAAACCGGGCTGGACGCGGACATCTGGATGCTGCCGCCCAACCGATTAAACCTGAACCGCCAAGAACGCGAAGATCTGTCGTCGATTTCCATGCGGCGTGATCGCGGTGCGTTTACCAATTCGAGCTGGACCGAGCAGCATATGCAACTGCTGCGCGCTGCGGCCAGTGACCCGCGCACGGCGCGAATTTTTGTGTTCCCCGGTGCGAAGATCGCAATGTGTAATTGGGAAACCGGTGATCGCGCATGGTTGAATAGAATTCGGCCATGGTACGGACATCATTATCATTTTCACGTGCGGCTGCGGTGTCCAGACGGTGACAATGGATGTGAAAATCAGGCGCCGCCGCCTGCTGGTGACGGATGTGGCGATGCGCAGAATTGGGTAAATGACATTCTGAATCCACCACCCCCGACGCCCGTTGATCCCAATGCAACACCCCGCGCACCACGTGGTCCGTTAACCATGGCGCGGCTTCCGGTACAGTGTTTGGCCGTCGCACAAAGCCAGTGA
- a CDS encoding acetyl-CoA C-acyltransferase family protein: MSNIVILSGARTAIGAFGGSLAGSTPIDLATTVSKAALERGGVDPTQIGLVAFGHVINTQPRDMYLSRVAAMDAGIPETVPAMNVNRLCGSGVQAIVSVIQSLMLGDADFGLAGGAENMSRSPFILPNARWGAKMGDIAGHDMMLGALNCPFGTGHMGVTAENVAAEHGITRAAQDAFAMQSQDRAAAAIEAGYFDEQIVPVEVKQRRETVFFQRDEHPKATTIEALSGLRTVFQKDGTVTAGNASGINDGAAAVVLATADAAEAAGLTPKFRVLGYAHAGVRPEVMGIGPVPAVQKLLAKTGLCTDDFDVIESNEAFASQALAVSQELGFDPAKVNPNGGAIALGHPVGATGAIITVKAMYELERTGKKRALITMCIGGGQGIALAIERI; encoded by the coding sequence ATGTCCAACATCGTCATTCTATCAGGGGCCCGAACCGCAATTGGCGCTTTTGGCGGCAGCCTTGCTGGGAGCACGCCCATTGATCTGGCCACGACCGTCAGCAAAGCGGCGCTAGAACGTGGCGGGGTTGATCCCACACAGATCGGCCTTGTGGCGTTCGGACACGTCATCAATACGCAACCGCGTGACATGTACCTCAGCCGTGTCGCGGCCATGGATGCGGGCATTCCTGAGACCGTGCCAGCGATGAATGTGAACCGATTATGCGGGTCCGGCGTGCAGGCGATTGTATCGGTTATTCAATCGCTTATGCTTGGGGACGCGGACTTTGGCCTTGCGGGCGGTGCCGAGAATATGAGCCGATCACCATTCATTCTGCCCAACGCGCGTTGGGGTGCGAAGATGGGCGATATCGCGGGGCATGACATGATGCTTGGCGCCTTGAATTGCCCGTTCGGCACCGGACACATGGGGGTGACGGCTGAAAACGTCGCGGCGGAACATGGCATCACCCGCGCCGCGCAGGACGCTTTTGCGATGCAATCCCAAGACCGTGCTGCGGCGGCGATTGAGGCCGGGTATTTCGATGAACAGATCGTCCCTGTTGAGGTGAAGCAGCGGCGAGAAACTGTTTTTTTTCAACGTGATGAGCATCCTAAGGCGACCACGATTGAAGCGCTGTCCGGGCTGCGCACCGTGTTCCAAAAAGACGGGACCGTTACGGCGGGCAACGCATCAGGTATCAACGACGGTGCGGCGGCGGTGGTTTTGGCGACGGCCGATGCGGCTGAGGCTGCTGGGCTGACACCAAAATTCCGCGTGTTGGGCTATGCCCACGCGGGTGTTCGACCTGAGGTTATGGGCATTGGTCCGGTACCTGCCGTGCAAAAATTACTAGCAAAAACAGGGCTTTGTACGGATGATTTCGATGTGATCGAAAGCAATGAGGCGTTCGCATCACAGGCTTTGGCGGTATCACAAGAATTGGGGTTCGATCCGGCGAAAGTGAACCCCAATGGCGGCGCGATTGCGCTGGGCCATCCGGTTGGTGCGACGGGTGCGATCATTACCGTAAAAGCGATGTATGAGCTTGAAAGAACGGGCAAAAAACGCGCATTGATTACGATGTGTATCGGTGGTGGTCAGGGTATCGCATTGGCGATTGAGCGGATTTAA
- a CDS encoding anti-phage dCTP deaminase, protein MSKVVDKTLATRASNYRPELVIGLVGPIGCDITTVQTVLDGELRKVGYSTKQIGLSDSLGGLIEAKTGKSEDINLIEEKMEAGNRVCQLLSNEAVLAAEAIRLIREARREEHESRGTKIEGGADSESLPAEGTAYIVRQLKREKEIDLLAKVYGRQFIQVSITQDVAARKQSLITLIGNQHPAFNNEMCSEQADDLIKKDEDDEDTFGQKIGDIFHLGDVFIEARSRKTVEDTCHRFIQALFGRNDISPTRDEFGAYMAKMASLRSVDLSRQVGAAILTPEADVISIGCNEVPKPNGGNYWDDDTEKHRDIDEKGEANKAETNRIVFDFLKALHQTGSLKDDLDPSGILDNSDKRKAIMASAIGDITEYGRMVHAEMNSISDAARLGRRIQGATMHVTTFPCHNCAKHIIAAGISRLVFIEPYPKSKTRQLYSYAISDTKDSDLGMTLEHFAGISPRRYRDIFEKKKRRKSDGTIEDWYQGKCILRIGQQPIEGTENEVHALSENMYSP, encoded by the coding sequence ATGAGTAAAGTTGTGGATAAAACTTTAGCGACAAGGGCCAGCAACTACCGGCCTGAACTTGTCATTGGCCTTGTTGGTCCCATCGGTTGCGACATCACAACAGTGCAAACTGTTCTAGATGGCGAACTCAGGAAGGTCGGATACTCGACGAAACAGATCGGTCTGAGTGACTCTCTGGGGGGTCTGATAGAAGCCAAGACCGGAAAGTCTGAAGACATAAACTTAATTGAAGAGAAGATGGAGGCAGGAAATAGAGTCTGCCAACTCCTCAGTAACGAAGCAGTTCTTGCCGCCGAAGCCATCAGGTTAATCCGTGAAGCGCGACGGGAAGAGCATGAGTCACGAGGCACAAAAATCGAGGGTGGTGCGGATTCCGAGAGTCTTCCTGCAGAAGGGACAGCGTACATCGTCCGCCAACTAAAGCGGGAGAAGGAAATTGATCTGCTTGCGAAGGTCTATGGCCGACAGTTCATTCAGGTCTCGATAACTCAAGACGTGGCAGCACGCAAACAAAGCCTAATAACGCTAATAGGCAACCAGCACCCTGCATTCAATAATGAAATGTGCTCCGAACAAGCTGATGATTTAATAAAGAAAGACGAGGATGACGAAGACACGTTTGGCCAGAAAATTGGGGATATTTTTCATCTTGGCGACGTCTTTATTGAAGCGCGGTCTAGAAAAACCGTTGAGGACACTTGTCATCGATTTATACAAGCACTCTTCGGTAGAAATGATATTTCACCAACTAGGGACGAATTTGGTGCATATATGGCGAAGATGGCCTCACTTCGTTCGGTTGACTTATCAAGACAAGTGGGAGCCGCGATTCTTACGCCTGAAGCCGACGTCATTTCAATTGGATGTAATGAAGTTCCCAAACCGAACGGTGGCAATTATTGGGACGATGATACAGAAAAACACCGCGATATTGATGAGAAGGGTGAAGCCAACAAAGCTGAAACAAACCGCATTGTTTTCGACTTTCTTAAAGCCTTGCACCAAACTGGGTCACTTAAAGATGATCTTGATCCATCAGGAATTCTTGATAACTCGGACAAGCGGAAAGCAATAATGGCCTCGGCAATTGGCGACATTACTGAGTATGGCCGTATGGTCCATGCAGAAATGAATTCAATATCTGATGCGGCTAGACTTGGCAGGCGCATTCAAGGTGCCACAATGCATGTTACAACCTTCCCCTGCCATAATTGTGCCAAGCATATTATTGCGGCTGGCATTAGCCGTCTGGTCTTTATTGAACCTTATCCAAAGAGTAAAACACGACAGCTCTATTCATATGCAATATCCGATACAAAGGACTCAGATTTGGGTATGACACTTGAACATTTCGCAGGTATATCACCTCGACGATATCGAGATATTTTTGAGAAAAAGAAAAGGCGTAAATCTGACGGAACCATCGAAGATTGGTATCAAGGAAAATGCATTCTGCGAATTGGCCAACAACCAATAGAGGGAACCGAAAACGAAGTTCACGCCCTAAGCGAGAACATGTACTCTCCCTAA
- the arfB gene encoding alternative ribosome rescue aminoacyl-tRNA hydrolase ArfB has protein sequence MGLRINDSIEIEDWELTEQFVRASGPGGQNVNKVSTAVELRFEAARSPALSGPVKTRLRRLAGRKWTGDGAVILFVQDTRSQARNREIARDRLAELIRAALFVPKRRVKTRVSTNQKRKRVDAKKKVGEVKKLRGKVEE, from the coding sequence ATGGGACTTCGGATCAACGATTCAATCGAAATTGAGGACTGGGAGCTGACAGAGCAATTCGTGCGCGCGTCCGGCCCCGGTGGGCAAAATGTTAACAAGGTGTCGACTGCAGTTGAGCTGCGGTTCGAGGCGGCGCGATCCCCTGCGCTGAGCGGTCCGGTGAAAACACGGTTGCGCCGATTGGCGGGGCGCAAATGGACGGGCGACGGCGCGGTGATTTTGTTTGTGCAGGACACCCGATCACAAGCGCGCAACCGCGAGATCGCGCGGGACCGGCTGGCGGAGTTAATCCGCGCAGCGCTGTTTGTGCCCAAACGACGGGTCAAAACGCGGGTGTCGACCAACCAAAAACGCAAACGCGTGGATGCGAAGAAGAAGGTGGGCGAGGTTAAGAAGTTAAGGGGGAAGGTGGAGGAGTGA
- a CDS encoding queuosine precursor transporter gives MTRILPGVFAMAIVVVASNILVQFLILDGLLTWGAFTYPLAFLVTDVMNRCYGASTARRVVFIGFIVGVVCSLIGSQIMIQGDGFAFPAVALRVAIGSATAFLVAQLIDVAIFQRLRDGAWWRAPLASTLIGSTIDTALFFTIAFSGFISFGANADAEISWAWDAVPFLLAGPSAPLWVSLAVADWGVKLTIALFALLPFRLIVGRMSKPA, from the coding sequence ATGACCCGAATTCTTCCTGGCGTGTTCGCCATGGCCATCGTTGTGGTGGCGTCCAACATCCTTGTGCAGTTTCTAATCCTTGACGGGTTGCTGACATGGGGTGCATTTACTTACCCGCTGGCGTTCCTTGTGACCGACGTGATGAACCGCTGTTATGGTGCTTCGACGGCGCGGCGTGTTGTTTTCATTGGCTTTATCGTTGGTGTGGTGTGTTCCTTGATCGGCAGCCAGATCATGATCCAAGGCGACGGGTTTGCATTTCCTGCCGTGGCCCTGCGTGTGGCGATTGGGTCTGCGACGGCGTTCCTCGTGGCGCAGCTGATCGACGTGGCGATCTTTCAGCGGCTGCGCGACGGGGCGTGGTGGCGCGCGCCATTGGCGTCAACATTGATCGGGTCGACCATCGACACGGCGCTGTTTTTCACCATTGCATTCAGTGGGTTCATATCATTTGGCGCAAATGCGGACGCCGAGATTTCATGGGCGTGGGATGCGGTGCCGTTCCTGCTTGCGGGACCAAGCGCCCCGCTTTGGGTGTCGCTGGCCGTGGCGGACTGGGGTGTAAAGCTCACCATTGCGCTCTTTGCGCTGCTGCCATTCCGCCTCATTGTTGGGCGAATGTCAAAACCTGCCTAG
- a CDS encoding DUF1761 domain-containing protein, translated as MDFIAVIVAAFAGFAFGAAWYMTLSKPWMDAAGIKANENGRPEGATMVPYVMALVAMILVSGMMRHTFALSGIETVGKGLISGLGIGLFFISPWIMINNGYTNRPFKLTLIDSGYATFGCAIVGAILTLF; from the coding sequence ATGGATTTTATAGCTGTAATAGTGGCCGCATTTGCGGGTTTTGCGTTTGGGGCCGCCTGGTACATGACGCTGTCAAAGCCATGGATGGACGCCGCCGGCATCAAAGCCAATGAGAATGGTCGGCCTGAGGGTGCCACGATGGTGCCCTACGTCATGGCGCTCGTTGCAATGATCCTTGTGTCGGGCATGATGCGTCACACATTTGCGCTTTCGGGCATCGAAACCGTCGGCAAAGGTCTGATTTCTGGCCTCGGCATCGGGCTGTTTTTCATTAGCCCGTGGATCATGATCAATAACGGCTACACCAATCGTCCGTTCAAGCTGACGCTGATTGATAGTGGTTATGCCACGTTCGGCTGTGCCATCGTTGGCGCAATCCTAACATTGTTCTAA
- a CDS encoding MFS transporter yields the protein MATVCKRRIWGWMAFDWASQPFYTLGLTFIFGPYFAAVAAEYYLGSGLDVDTANARAQGIWSGGQTIAGLVIAFSAPFLGAFADNSGRKMPWIAFFSIVYVITMTMLWGLTPDGGNLIWMLVIFYVGFIAAESALNFVNAILPSLGTKNEIGRISGSGAAFGYWGGVTALFVMLLLLAENEQGVTLLGNPPLFGLDPEMREGTRSVGPMIAIWFAVFMIPFFLWVRDDPKLGGKSTKISSVVGELWETLKSVKDRKSLLNFLVGSMFYRDALNALYAFGGVYAALVLDWSTIYIGVFGIVAAIAAAITTWLAGLADQKYGPKPVIRVSVWALIVVSTIIVGMSREAMFGIPLAEGSSIPDMVFYVCGAVIGGAGGAVYSASRSMMVRHTHPERPAEAFGLFALSGKATAFLAPAFITLFTYLTNNNQLGFLPVIFLFLAGLFLLRWVNPQGDHDEWSA from the coding sequence ATGGCGACAGTATGTAAGAGACGTATTTGGGGTTGGATGGCCTTTGATTGGGCAAGCCAGCCGTTTTACACGCTGGGTTTGACGTTCATTTTTGGCCCATATTTCGCGGCAGTTGCGGCGGAATATTATCTTGGTTCTGGACTAGATGTTGATACCGCAAACGCACGCGCGCAGGGCATTTGGTCGGGCGGACAGACGATTGCAGGCCTGGTCATCGCGTTTTCCGCACCGTTTCTGGGGGCCTTTGCTGACAATTCAGGTCGCAAAATGCCGTGGATTGCGTTCTTTTCGATTGTCTATGTGATCACCATGACGATGCTGTGGGGCCTGACGCCGGATGGTGGAAACCTGATCTGGATGCTGGTGATTTTTTATGTTGGCTTTATCGCCGCGGAAAGCGCGCTGAATTTCGTCAATGCGATCCTGCCGAGCCTTGGCACCAAGAATGAAATTGGCCGCATCAGCGGATCGGGTGCCGCGTTTGGATATTGGGGCGGCGTCACCGCGTTGTTTGTGATGTTGTTGCTGCTGGCCGAAAATGAACAAGGTGTGACGCTGTTGGGCAACCCGCCGCTGTTCGGGTTGGACCCAGAGATGCGCGAAGGCACCCGGTCTGTTGGGCCGATGATCGCGATCTGGTTCGCAGTGTTCATGATCCCGTTCTTTTTATGGGTTCGTGATGATCCGAAGTTGGGCGGAAAATCGACCAAGATATCATCTGTTGTGGGTGAATTGTGGGAGACGCTGAAATCTGTGAAAGACCGCAAAAGCCTTTTGAATTTCTTAGTTGGATCAATGTTTTATCGCGACGCACTCAACGCGCTTTATGCGTTTGGGGGGGTCTATGCGGCGTTGGTTCTGGATTGGTCGACAATCTATATCGGCGTGTTCGGCATTGTCGCGGCGATTGCGGCGGCGATCACCACATGGCTTGCGGGATTGGCCGACCAAAAGTATGGGCCAAAGCCGGTGATCCGCGTGTCCGTCTGGGCGTTGATCGTGGTCAGCACCATCATTGTCGGCATGTCGCGTGAGGCGATGTTCGGCATTCCCTTGGCCGAAGGGTCGTCAATTCCTGACATGGTTTTCTATGTCTGCGGTGCCGTGATTGGCGGCGCCGGTGGCGCGGTTTATTCTGCCAGCCGATCCATGATGGTGCGCCACACACACCCTGAACGACCCGCCGAAGCGTTCGGCTTATTCGCCCTGTCGGGCAAGGCTACGGCGTTCTTGGCCCCTGCGTTCATCACGCTGTTCACGTACCTGACGAACAACAATCAACTCGGCTTTTTGCCTGTGATCTTTCTTTTCTTGGCGGGGCTGTTTCTGCTTCGATGGGTTAACCCACAAGGGGATCACGACGAATGGTCGGCATAG
- the yaaA gene encoding peroxide stress protein YaaA, with translation MLTVISPAKSLDWDPVDIVGTQPAFQDDAIRLAKTSRNLTLTALKSLMSISDALARLNHDRFMAFEDVPSADCIKPAALAFNGDTYQGLEAKTLSDDDMAYGQDHLRILSGLYGLLRPLDAIQPYRLEMGSRLKTRRGKSLYDYWGTTISDALNTQAAAMGTDTLVNCASQEYFGAADTKALKLNVITPVFMEVKDDRPRIVSFFAKRARGAMARHIIEHRVTTPQGVNEFTSGGYALDPDLSTENRPVFLRNYPDPKGA, from the coding sequence ATGCTGACCGTCATTTCGCCTGCCAAATCCCTTGATTGGGACCCCGTGGATATTGTCGGGACACAGCCCGCATTCCAAGACGATGCAATCCGGCTGGCCAAGACGTCGCGAAACCTGACTTTGACCGCGCTCAAAAGCCTGATGTCGATCTCTGATGCACTGGCACGCCTGAACCATGACCGGTTTATGGCCTTCGAAGACGTGCCGTCTGCGGATTGTATAAAACCCGCCGCGCTTGCGTTTAACGGTGATACATATCAAGGGCTTGAGGCCAAAACGCTGAGCGATGATGACATGGCCTATGGCCAAGATCATTTGCGGATTCTGTCTGGCCTTTACGGTCTTTTGCGCCCACTTGATGCGATACAGCCCTACCGTCTTGAGATGGGCAGCCGTCTGAAAACCCGACGCGGAAAATCGCTTTATGACTACTGGGGCACCACGATTTCCGACGCTCTGAACACGCAGGCCGCTGCAATGGGCACGGACACATTGGTCAACTGCGCGTCACAGGAATACTTCGGTGCTGCAGACACTAAAGCATTGAAATTAAACGTCATCACGCCTGTGTTTATGGAAGTCAAAGACGACCGCCCGCGCATCGTCAGCTTCTTCGCCAAACGTGCCCGTGGCGCCATGGCCCGCCACATCATCGAACACCGCGTCACGACCCCACAAGGCGTTAACGAATTCACCTCAGGCGGATATGCCCTCGATCCTGACTTATCGACCGAAAATCGCCCGGTTTTCCTGCGCAATTACCCTGATCCAAAAGGGGCTTAA
- the recQ gene encoding DNA helicase RecQ: protein MSAATLLRDVFGFDGFRPGQQEIVEAVTDGKNTLAIMPTGGGKSLCFQLPALVRDGVTVVISPLIALMRDQVRGLKEAGVIAGALTSGNTEEETDEVWRNLENGTLKLLYMAPERLASNGAQRMLRQAGISMIAVDEAHCVSQWGHDFRPDYLRIGDLRRDLDVPLAAFTATADEETRAEIIEKLFDGQAPTLFLQGFDRPNIHLAFAAKDGPRAQIINFANARKEQAGIVYCGTRAKTETLAKALRDARHSACHYHGGMNADDRRNVERRFQQEDGLIVCATIAFGMGIDKPDIRWVAHADLPKSIESYYQEIGRAGRDGAPAETLTLFGPDDIRYRRQQIDEGLAPPERRAADHGRLNALLGLAEALHCRRQNLLSYFGEDPTACGNCDLCDKPADVFDGTTPVRMALSAALRTDERFGAGHLIDILLGNMTEKVAQRSHDQLPTFGVGKEYSRVQWQAIFRQMMGHDLMRPDAERHGALRMTPKARPILRDEATIDLRRDTIKSAKSGPKVKQMVSEEDAPLLSALKAKRRAFAEQIGGPAYIVFTDKSLIEMAEKRPKTLDDMARIGGVGTKKLDSYGAAFLEVINGEAAALHPQRQKLAGRNEGSIYDRLLEVQADLSRGPSGADKPMSCSASQIAKVASQKPRDEAAITRLLGDRAADRFGAAFLDILRDA from the coding sequence ATGAGCGCCGCCACGCTTCTCCGCGACGTTTTCGGCTTTGACGGTTTCCGTCCGGGCCAACAAGAGATCGTTGAGGCCGTGACCGACGGCAAAAATACCCTTGCCATCATGCCCACGGGCGGTGGTAAATCCCTGTGTTTTCAGTTGCCTGCACTGGTGCGTGATGGCGTCACCGTGGTCATTTCCCCTCTCATCGCCCTGATGCGCGATCAGGTGCGCGGCCTCAAAGAAGCGGGCGTCATCGCAGGCGCGCTGACGTCTGGTAACACCGAAGAAGAAACCGATGAAGTATGGCGAAATCTTGAAAACGGCACCCTGAAATTACTCTACATGGCGCCCGAACGCCTTGCGTCTAACGGCGCACAGCGGATGTTGCGCCAAGCGGGTATTTCGATGATCGCCGTGGACGAAGCGCACTGCGTCTCCCAATGGGGCCACGATTTCCGCCCTGACTATCTGCGCATTGGCGATCTGCGCCGCGACCTTGACGTGCCACTTGCCGCATTCACCGCAACCGCCGACGAAGAAACCCGCGCTGAAATTATCGAAAAACTGTTCGATGGTCAGGCGCCGACACTCTTTTTGCAGGGCTTTGATCGCCCTAATATCCACCTTGCCTTCGCCGCCAAAGACGGGCCGCGCGCGCAGATCATCAACTTTGCCAATGCCCGCAAAGAACAGGCTGGAATTGTCTACTGCGGCACCCGCGCAAAAACTGAAACCCTCGCCAAGGCCCTTCGTGACGCACGCCATTCCGCCTGCCACTATCACGGCGGCATGAACGCTGATGATCGCCGAAATGTCGAACGCCGCTTTCAACAAGAAGACGGGCTCATCGTCTGCGCCACCATCGCGTTCGGCATGGGTATCGACAAACCTGACATCCGCTGGGTCGCCCACGCCGACCTGCCCAAATCCATCGAATCCTACTATCAGGAAATCGGCCGCGCTGGCCGCGACGGTGCCCCTGCTGAAACCCTGACCTTGTTTGGCCCAGACGACATCCGCTACCGCCGCCAACAAATCGACGAAGGCTTGGCGCCACCTGAACGCCGCGCCGCCGATCATGGTCGCCTGAACGCGCTGCTCGGTTTGGCAGAAGCATTGCATTGTCGCCGCCAAAACCTGCTGTCTTATTTTGGCGAAGATCCCACAGCCTGCGGTAACTGCGATCTGTGCGATAAACCCGCCGATGTTTTCGACGGCACGACCCCTGTGCGCATGGCATTGTCCGCAGCATTGCGCACCGATGAACGCTTTGGCGCCGGCCACCTGATCGACATTCTGCTCGGCAACATGACAGAAAAGGTCGCGCAACGTAGCCACGACCAACTGCCGACCTTTGGTGTCGGCAAAGAATATTCCCGCGTGCAGTGGCAGGCGATTTTCCGGCAAATGATGGGCCACGACCTGATGCGCCCCGACGCTGAACGCCACGGCGCGTTGCGCATGACACCCAAAGCCCGCCCAATTCTGCGCGACGAAGCGACGATTGATTTGCGCCGTGACACCATCAAATCGGCAAAATCTGGGCCCAAAGTCAAACAAATGGTATCTGAGGAAGACGCGCCTCTGCTGTCCGCGCTCAAGGCGAAACGCCGCGCCTTTGCCGAACAGATCGGCGGCCCTGCCTATATCGTTTTCACGGATAAATCCCTGATTGAAATGGCCGAAAAACGCCCCAAAACCCTCGATGATATGGCCCGCATCGGCGGCGTTGGCACAAAAAAACTTGACAGTTATGGCGCGGCGTTTTTGGAAGTCATCAACGGTGAGGCCGCGGCGCTTCATCCGCAACGCCAAAAACTCGCTGGACGCAACGAAGGCTCAATTTATGACCGCCTGTTGGAAGTACAGGCTGACCTGTCACGCGGACCGTCGGGCGCCGACAAACCCATGTCCTGTTCCGCCTCCCAAATCGCGAAAGTCGCCAGTCAGAAACCCCGCGACGAAGCCGCGATTACCCGCCTTTTGGGCGACCGTGCCGCAGACCGTTTTGGCGCGGCGTTTCTCGACATTCTGCGCGATGCTTGA